A window of Haliotis asinina isolate JCU_RB_2024 unplaced genomic scaffold, JCU_Hal_asi_v2 scaffold_41, whole genome shotgun sequence contains these coding sequences:
- the LOC137270107 gene encoding histone H2A gives MSGRGKGGKVKGKSKSRSSRAGLQFPVGRIHRLLRKGNYAERVGAGAPVYLAAVLEYLAAEVLELAGNAARDNKKTRIIPRHLQLAIRNDEELNKLLSGVTIAQGGVLPNIQAVLLPKKTQKSAGK, from the coding sequence ATGTCAGGACGTGGTAAAGGCGGAAAAGTAAAGGGCAAGTCCAAGTCCCGATCATCCCGGGCCGGACTTCAGTTCCCCGTTGGACGTATCCATCGTCTCCTCCGTAAAGGCAACTATGCCGAGCGCGTGGGTGCCGGAGCCCCAGTCTACCTGGCTGCCGTTCTGGAATACCTCGCTGCTGAGGTTCTCGAGTTGGCAGGTAACGCCGCCAGAGACAACAAGAAGACCAGAATTATCCCCAGACATCTGCAGCTGGCCATCAGGAACGACGAGGAATTGAACAAGCTTCTGTCCGGAGTAACCATCGCCCAGGGTGGTGTCCTCCCCAACATCCAAGCTGTTCTTCTCCCCAAGAAGACCCAGAAGTCTGCTGGAAAGTAA
- the LOC137270100 gene encoding histone H2B, gonadal: MPPKVSSKGAKKAGKAKAARVGDKKKKRRRKESYSIYIYKVLKQVHPDTGISSKAMSIMNSFVNDIFERIAAEASRLAHYNKRSTITSREIQTAVRLLLPGELAKHAVSEGTKAVTKYTSSK; the protein is encoded by the coding sequence ATGCCACCCAAAGTTAGTTCTAAAGGAGCAAAGAAGGCCGGTAAGGCAAAGGCCGCCCGTGTCggcgacaagaagaagaagaggaggaggaaggaAAGTTACAGCATCTACATCTACAAGGTGTTGAAACAGGTCCACCCTGATACCGGTATCAGCAGCAAAGCTATGTCCATCATGAACAGCTTTGTCAACGATATCTTCGAGAGAATCGCCGCTGAGGCATCCCGTCTCGCCCATTACAACAAGCGATCCACCATCACCTCTCGGGAGATTCAAACTGCTGTCCGTCTCCTCCTCCCCGGTGAATTGGCCAAGCACGCCGTGTCTGAGGGCACCAAGGCTGTCACCAAGTACACCAGCTCCAAGTAA
- the LOC137270116 gene encoding histone H4 — protein MSGRGKGGKGLGKGGAKRHRKVLRDNIQGITKPAIRRLARRGGVKRISGLIYEETRGVLKVFLENVIRDAVTYTEHAKRKTVTAMDVVYALKRQGRTLYGFGG, from the coding sequence ATGTCTGGTCGTGGTAAAGGAGGCAAAGGTCTTGGAAAGGGGGGCGCTAAGCGTCACAGGAAGGTTTTGCGTGATAACATCCAGGGTATCACCAAGCCCGCCATCCGTCGTCTGGCAAGAAGAGGTGGTGTAAAACGTATCTCTGGTCTGATCTACGAAGAGACCCGTGGTGTCCTCAAGGTTTTCCTTGAGAATGTCATCCGTGATGCCGTCACCTACACCGAGCACGCAAAGAGGAAGACTGTCACTGCCATGGACGTCGTCTACGCTTTGAAACGCCAGGGACGTACCCTCTACGGATTCGGAGGTTGA
- the LOC137270093 gene encoding histone H3 codes for MARTKQTARKSTGGKAPRKQLATKAARKSAPATGGVKKPHRYRPGTVALREIRRYQKSTELLIRKLPFQRLVREIAQDFKTDLRFQSSAVMALQEASEAYLVGLFEDTNLCAIHAKRVTIMPKDIQLARRIRGERA; via the coding sequence ATGGCACGTACAAAGCAGACAGCCCGTAAATCCACCGGAGGAAAGGCTCCACGTAAACAACTGGCCACCAAGGCCGCTCGTAAGAGCGCCCCGGCTACCGGAGGTGTAAAGAAACCTCACAGATACAGGCCCGGTACCGTCGCTCTTCGTGAGATCCGTCGTTACCAGAAGAGCACTGAGCTTTTGATCAGAAAGCTCCCCTTCCAGCGTCTGGTCCGTGAAATCGCCCAGGACTTCAAGACTGACCTTCGTTTCCAGTCTTCGGCCGTCATGGCTCTGCAGGAGGCTTCTGAGGCTTACCTTGTCGGTCTGTTTGAGGACACCAACTTGTGCGCCATCCACGCCAAGCGTGTCACCATCATGCCCAAGGACATCCAGCTGGCCCGCCGTATCCGTGGGGAGAGAGCTTAA